Proteins co-encoded in one Methylomonas albis genomic window:
- a CDS encoding RecQ family ATP-dependent DNA helicase: MAQPPDRIRAKCLCIDIETARQDSLRLREIGAYRPDTDARLRLSGKAAELTKKLDQISEGAAFVLGHNVIAFDQPALLVLHPDLALHRLPLVDTLELSPVAFPQNPYHRLVKDYKLCTTTRNNPVRDAELAYELFLDQAEALRQRVTEHPDEALCLHFLLAPENGKGVANFFATLRAALRPSLSDAQAAWRRATAGKVCRAGQQQIVNDYLPEPDWHKPLAYVLAWLRVSGGNSVLPPWVSLSFPKTRELIATLRDVPCGDAECGWCREQHDLSQLLPRYFPGITQFRPTPTTEDGRSLQQVIVEYGFAGTPTLAILPTGGGKSLCYQLPALARFYRNGSLTVIISPLQSLMKDQVDNLEARGITCAGYINSLLNPLERQVMLDKLRLGDLGLIFIAPEQFRSSAFAKALQHREVGAWVFDEAHCLSKWGHDFRPDYLYVSRFIKARQKDKPSPVFCFTATAKPDVVEDIVEHFFKRLGFTLACLTGGVSRENLQYEVHAVPAQAKYPEVLRLLEQSLHDAGGAIVFCARQKTVEEMAEFLKQAGLDCGYFHGGMQPEQKRQVQEAFIAGELRVIAATNAFGMGVDKADVRLVIHLDTPGSLENYLQEAGRAGRDQDPARCVLLYDDADLDVQFRLLRNSRLTQHDIYAILKALRSIERKDRSEGSVVVTSGEILLEIPDKHGIDPDAADADTKVRIAVAWLEEARLLERQENHTRVFPGSLQVASIDEARVLLQKKLGPNADIEPYIALLSQLFYSEDDEGISTDDLMLATGRNSHDVQSMLRDLDRFKLVSNDTEIGVTLYRDPDTADRLEDLRKLEDGLIASLREAAPDADREQWQILNVRRLCDTLRRDAGVALTPDKLTRLMKSFAEAFGDGSGLRGFFALRPAGQDNRYLKLLRSWQDIDTIRHKRMRLAQALLNYFLARRQGNNLLVTCKQGDLEAALQADLTLQDLEVRDWNVALAAALIYLDSNEVLHLARGKAVFRAAMSIQLNAEARRRQFKKSDYAELALHYKDKIIQVHVMAEYARLALGKIQAAMAFIVDYFGMDRHEFVRRYFAGRQDILEMATTEAAHRRILTDLQNPEQQAIVAAPLEGSQLVLAGPGSGKTKVIVHRVAWLLRECMVLPEDIMVLSYNRSAAVEIRKRLWALIGADAAGVTVQTLHSLAMRLTGTSYAVAAEHGEQVDFKAVFKSATALLQQAEQGDELGPGIQRDRLLSGLRYLLVDEYQDINAEHYELISALAGRAINSEDDKLSLLAVGDDDQNIYAFNQANVRFIKQFATDYQAKTYYLIENYRSTAQIIHCANRVIAPTRERMKTQHAIQINYARRETAEGGEFAELDSLTQGRVHILETPGSLHGEVEVALAELMRLNSLASSGQTSHWGRFAVIARHWETLEPLGELCRLQGIPMRLLRDNALLNLHGTREGYGLLALLNKPQAKSGKSRVLLRYGALSHWFQRRYRQSVDELIEHPYRAMLAQFIIAAETVTPGCQHVVSNLVEALYEFGSGSQSGVNDSRHAPLLLLTAHRAKGLEFDHVLILDGGGWQQSSDEERRLFYVAMTRARKTLTICAKQGGRHAFIRDCEALCVKTQPQFSRELPALGQRTWVADLEQVALSWPGYFAPDKPIHRTIAALEVGSELTLRARNDGQSGWELADLNGMTVTRMAKAFTPPTGKLVAVRVAAISVRHKTAGNTENLRCERWELVLPEILYVPSSIAGNT; encoded by the coding sequence ATGGCTCAACCACCCGACAGAATCCGAGCCAAGTGCTTGTGCATCGACATTGAAACCGCCCGTCAGGATAGCTTGCGGCTGCGGGAGATCGGTGCGTATCGGCCGGATACCGATGCCCGTTTGCGCTTATCCGGTAAAGCTGCCGAGCTGACTAAAAAACTGGATCAGATCAGCGAAGGTGCGGCGTTTGTGTTGGGGCATAACGTGATTGCTTTCGATCAGCCGGCTTTGCTGGTGTTGCATCCCGATTTGGCGCTGCATCGCTTGCCGCTGGTTGATACGCTGGAATTGTCGCCGGTGGCCTTTCCGCAAAATCCTTATCATCGCTTGGTGAAGGACTACAAGCTTTGCACCACCACCCGCAACAATCCGGTTCGCGACGCGGAATTGGCTTACGAGCTGTTTCTGGATCAGGCCGAGGCCTTGCGGCAGCGGGTTACGGAGCATCCGGACGAAGCGCTGTGCCTGCATTTTTTATTGGCACCGGAAAATGGCAAGGGTGTGGCGAACTTCTTTGCGACTTTGCGCGCGGCGCTAAGGCCGTCCTTGAGCGATGCGCAAGCGGCCTGGCGGCGCGCCACCGCCGGCAAGGTATGCCGGGCCGGGCAGCAGCAGATCGTCAACGACTATTTGCCGGAGCCGGATTGGCACAAGCCGCTGGCCTACGTGCTGGCCTGGTTGCGAGTTTCGGGCGGCAATTCCGTACTGCCGCCTTGGGTGAGCTTGTCGTTCCCGAAAACCCGAGAACTTATCGCCACCTTGCGCGATGTGCCGTGCGGTGATGCCGAATGTGGCTGGTGTCGGGAGCAGCACGATCTGTCGCAACTGCTGCCGCGCTATTTTCCGGGCATCACGCAGTTCCGGCCGACGCCAACTACCGAGGACGGCCGCTCTTTGCAACAGGTTATCGTCGAATACGGCTTTGCCGGCACGCCGACGCTGGCGATTTTACCGACCGGTGGCGGCAAATCGCTGTGTTACCAATTGCCTGCGCTGGCGCGCTTTTACCGCAACGGCAGTTTGACGGTGATTATCTCGCCGCTGCAATCCTTGATGAAGGATCAGGTCGATAACCTGGAAGCGCGCGGCATCACTTGCGCCGGTTACATCAACAGCTTGCTGAATCCACTGGAACGGCAGGTGATGCTGGATAAGTTGCGGCTGGGCGATTTGGGTTTGATTTTTATCGCGCCGGAGCAATTTAGAAGCAGCGCTTTCGCCAAGGCCTTGCAGCATCGCGAAGTGGGTGCTTGGGTGTTTGACGAAGCGCACTGTTTATCCAAATGGGGCCACGATTTTCGCCCGGACTATTTATATGTGTCTCGCTTTATCAAGGCCCGGCAAAAGGACAAACCGTCGCCGGTGTTTTGTTTTACCGCCACCGCCAAGCCGGACGTGGTAGAGGATATTGTCGAGCATTTTTTTAAGCGCTTAGGCTTTACGCTGGCGTGTTTGACTGGCGGCGTCAGCCGCGAAAACCTGCAGTACGAAGTGCATGCGGTGCCTGCCCAAGCAAAATATCCGGAAGTGTTGCGTTTGTTGGAGCAAAGCTTACACGACGCCGGTGGCGCTATCGTGTTTTGCGCCCGGCAGAAAACCGTGGAGGAAATGGCCGAATTTTTAAAACAGGCCGGCCTGGATTGCGGCTATTTCCACGGCGGCATGCAGCCCGAACAAAAACGCCAGGTGCAGGAAGCCTTCATCGCCGGCGAGTTGCGCGTCATCGCCGCCACCAATGCCTTTGGCATGGGCGTGGATAAGGCCGACGTGCGGCTGGTGATTCATTTGGATACGCCGGGTTCCTTGGAAAATTATCTACAGGAAGCGGGCCGGGCAGGGCGCGACCAAGACCCGGCGCGCTGCGTGTTGCTTTACGACGACGCCGATCTGGATGTGCAGTTTCGCCTGTTGCGTAATTCGCGGCTGACGCAACACGATATTTACGCGATTTTAAAAGCTTTACGCAGCATCGAGCGCAAAGACCGCAGCGAAGGTTCGGTGGTGGTCACCAGCGGCGAAATCCTCCTGGAAATTCCGGACAAGCACGGCATCGATCCCGACGCCGCCGATGCCGACACCAAGGTCCGCATCGCGGTGGCCTGGCTGGAAGAAGCGCGTTTGCTGGAGCGCCAGGAAAATCACACCCGGGTATTTCCGGGCAGCTTGCAGGTGGCCAGTATCGATGAAGCCAGAGTGTTGCTGCAGAAAAAACTGGGGCCGAATGCCGATATTGAGCCTTATATCGCGCTGTTGTCGCAATTGTTTTATAGCGAAGACGACGAAGGTATTAGCACCGACGACTTGATGCTGGCGACCGGCCGCAACTCTCACGACGTGCAGAGCATGTTGCGGGATTTGGACCGCTTTAAACTGGTATCCAACGATACCGAAATCGGGGTGACGCTGTACCGAGACCCCGATACCGCCGACAGGCTGGAAGACTTGCGTAAGTTGGAAGATGGCTTGATTGCCAGTCTGCGCGAGGCCGCGCCGGATGCGGATCGCGAGCAATGGCAGATTTTGAATGTGCGGCGGCTGTGCGATACCTTGCGCCGCGACGCCGGCGTGGCATTGACGCCGGACAAATTGACCCGCTTGATGAAATCGTTTGCCGAAGCCTTTGGCGATGGCAGCGGTCTGCGCGGCTTTTTCGCGTTGCGTCCGGCCGGTCAGGATAATCGCTATTTGAAATTGCTGCGCAGCTGGCAGGACATCGACACCATCCGCCACAAGCGTATGCGGCTGGCCCAGGCGTTGCTGAACTACTTTCTGGCGCGGCGGCAGGGCAATAATCTGCTGGTCACCTGTAAGCAAGGTGATTTGGAAGCAGCCTTGCAAGCCGATCTGACCTTGCAGGATCTGGAGGTGCGCGACTGGAATGTGGCCTTGGCGGCGGCGTTGATTTATCTGGACAGCAACGAAGTATTGCATCTGGCGCGCGGTAAGGCGGTGTTCCGCGCGGCGATGAGCATTCAGCTGAATGCCGAAGCCCGGCGCCGGCAGTTTAAAAAATCCGATTACGCCGAGCTGGCTTTGCATTACAAGGACAAGATCATCCAGGTGCATGTAATGGCGGAATACGCCCGTTTGGCGCTGGGTAAGATTCAGGCGGCGATGGCGTTTATCGTCGATTACTTTGGCATGGACAGGCATGAATTTGTGCGCCGCTATTTCGCCGGTCGCCAGGATATTTTGGAAATGGCGACCACCGAAGCCGCACATCGACGTATCCTCACCGACCTGCAAAACCCCGAACAACAAGCCATCGTCGCCGCGCCGCTGGAAGGCAGTCAACTGGTGCTGGCCGGTCCCGGCTCCGGCAAAACCAAGGTGATTGTGCATCGGGTGGCCTGGTTGCTGCGCGAATGCATGGTGTTGCCGGAAGACATTATGGTGTTGAGTTATAACCGCTCGGCGGCCGTCGAAATCCGCAAGCGTTTATGGGCATTAATCGGTGCCGATGCCGCCGGGGTGACCGTACAAACTCTGCACAGTCTGGCGATGCGCCTCACCGGTACTAGCTATGCGGTAGCCGCCGAGCATGGCGAACAAGTCGACTTTAAGGCGGTGTTTAAGTCCGCCACGGCATTATTGCAGCAAGCGGAGCAGGGCGATGAGTTGGGGCCGGGCATCCAGCGCGACCGCTTGCTATCCGGTTTGCGCTATTTGCTGGTGGATGAATATCAGGACATCAACGCCGAGCATTACGAATTGATCAGCGCGCTGGCCGGCAGAGCCATCAACAGCGAGGACGATAAATTGTCCTTGCTGGCGGTGGGCGACGATGACCAAAATATTTACGCGTTCAACCAAGCCAATGTGCGCTTCATCAAGCAATTTGCGACTGACTATCAAGCCAAAACTTACTATCTGATTGAAAACTATCGCTCCACCGCGCAGATCATTCATTGCGCAAATCGGGTGATTGCGCCGACGCGAGAGCGGATGAAAACGCAGCATGCTATCCAAATCAACTACGCGCGCCGAGAGACAGCGGAGGGCGGCGAGTTTGCCGAGCTGGATAGTTTGACGCAAGGCCGGGTACATATCCTGGAAACGCCGGGATCACTCCATGGTGAAGTGGAAGTGGCGCTGGCCGAGCTGATGCGGCTGAATAGCTTGGCAAGTTCGGGCCAAACCAGCCATTGGGGCCGGTTTGCAGTGATCGCCAGGCATTGGGAAACATTAGAGCCACTAGGTGAATTGTGTCGCTTGCAAGGCATTCCGATGCGCTTGCTGCGCGATAATGCTTTGCTGAATTTGCATGGCACACGGGAAGGCTATGGTCTGCTGGCTTTGTTGAACAAGCCACAGGCTAAGTCTGGTAAGTCCAGAGTATTGCTGCGCTACGGGGCCTTGTCGCACTGGTTTCAGCGTCGCTACCGGCAATCAGTGGATGAGCTGATCGAACATCCTTATCGCGCCATGCTGGCGCAATTTATCATCGCTGCCGAGACTGTCACCCCAGGCTGTCAGCATGTGGTTAGCAACCTTGTCGAAGCGCTTTACGAATTCGGTTCCGGCAGCCAGTCCGGGGTAAACGATAGTCGGCACGCCCCGTTGCTGTTATTGACAGCGCATCGTGCCAAGGGCTTGGAGTTTGATCATGTGTTGATTCTGGACGGCGGCGGCTGGCAGCAAAGCAGCGACGAAGAGCGGCGACTGTTTTACGTGGCTATGACCCGCGCCCGCAAAACCCTGACTATTTGCGCCAAACAGGGTGGGCGGCATGCTTTTATTCGAGACTGCGAGGCGCTTTGCGTTAAAACCCAGCCGCAATTTAGTCGCGAATTGCCAGCGTTGGGTCAACGTACTTGGGTGGCCGATTTGGAGCAAGTTGCGCTGTCATGGCCGGGATATTTCGCGCCGGATAAGCCTATTCATCGGACGATTGCGGCATTGGAGGTTGGCAGCGAGTTGACATTGCGAGCCAGAAACGATGGGCAAAGCGGTTGGGAGTTGGCGGATTTAAACGGTATGACAGTCACGCGGATGGCCAAAGCCTTTACTCCACCAACAGGAAAATTAGTGGCGGTGCGGGTTGCCGCCATTTCGGTAAGGCACAAAACCGCCGGCAATACCGAAAATCTGCGTTGCGAGCGTTGGGAATTGGTATTGCCGGAAATTTTGTATGTGCCGAGTTCAATCGCCGGAAATACCTAA
- the gatB gene encoding Asp-tRNA(Asn)/Glu-tRNA(Gln) amidotransferase subunit GatB has product MNSQWEAVIGLEIHTQLSTKSKIFSGAATAYGAEPNTQACAVDLGLPGVLPVLNKDAVRKAVTFGLAIDAEIAPHSVFARKNYFYPDLPKGYQISQFELPIVGNGHLDIEVDGVEKRIGITRAHLEEDAGKSLHEDFHGLTGIDLNRAGTPLLEIVSEPDMRSAKEAVAYMRKLHELVRYLEICDGNMQEGSFRCDANVSVRPKGQKEFGTRAEIKNINSFKFVEKAINHEIERQIDVIEGGGKIVQETRLYDANKDETRSMRSKEEANDYRYFPDPDLLPVLIEESLKDEIRATLPELPDAKKQRFIEQYTLDNESATTLTSSRELADFYETVVKASGDETKLASNWLTGDVLGALNKAGLEIGDCPVSAERLAGLIKRIADNTISGKTAKQVFDKLWNGKDSADEIIEKEGLVQITDMGAIEAIVDKVIAANPAPVEQYRAGKDKALMALVGQIMKETQGKANPGEVNKMLIVKLKN; this is encoded by the coding sequence ATGAACTCACAATGGGAAGCCGTTATCGGCCTGGAAATCCACACCCAACTCTCGACAAAATCAAAAATCTTCTCCGGCGCGGCTACCGCTTACGGCGCGGAGCCCAACACCCAGGCCTGCGCGGTTGATTTGGGCTTGCCGGGCGTATTGCCGGTTTTGAATAAAGACGCAGTGCGCAAGGCCGTGACTTTCGGGCTGGCAATCGACGCCGAGATTGCGCCGCACTCGGTATTCGCCCGTAAAAACTACTTTTACCCCGACTTACCGAAAGGCTACCAGATCAGCCAGTTCGAACTGCCCATCGTCGGCAACGGCCATTTGGACATCGAAGTCGACGGCGTCGAAAAACGCATCGGCATCACCCGCGCTCATTTGGAAGAGGACGCCGGCAAATCCTTGCACGAAGACTTTCACGGCCTGACCGGCATCGACTTGAATCGCGCCGGCACGCCGCTGCTGGAAATCGTCTCCGAACCGGACATGCGCTCCGCCAAGGAAGCCGTGGCCTACATGCGCAAACTGCACGAACTGGTGCGCTACCTGGAAATCTGCGACGGTAATATGCAGGAAGGCTCGTTCCGCTGCGACGCCAACGTCTCGGTGCGCCCGAAAGGCCAAAAAGAATTTGGCACCCGCGCCGAAATCAAGAACATCAACTCATTCAAATTCGTCGAAAAAGCCATCAATCATGAAATTGAGCGGCAAATTGATGTGATCGAAGGCGGCGGCAAAATCGTCCAGGAAACCCGTTTGTACGACGCCAACAAAGACGAAACCCGCTCGATGCGCAGCAAGGAAGAAGCCAACGACTACCGCTACTTCCCCGATCCCGACCTGTTGCCGGTATTGATCGAAGAAAGTTTGAAGGACGAAATTCGCGCCACGCTGCCGGAATTGCCGGACGCCAAAAAACAGCGCTTCATCGAGCAATACACCCTGGATAACGAAAGCGCTACCACCTTGACCTCATCGCGCGAACTGGCCGACTTTTATGAAACTGTTGTCAAAGCCTCCGGCGACGAAACCAAATTAGCCAGCAACTGGCTGACCGGTGACGTGTTGGGCGCATTGAACAAAGCCGGATTGGAAATCGGCGATTGCCCGGTCAGCGCCGAACGCTTGGCCGGCCTAATCAAACGCATCGCCGACAACACTATTTCCGGTAAAACCGCCAAACAGGTATTCGACAAACTCTGGAACGGCAAGGACAGCGCCGATGAAATCATCGAAAAAGAAGGCTTGGTGCAAATCACCGACATGGGCGCCATCGAAGCCATCGTCGACAAAGTGATCGCCGCCAACCCGGCGCCGGTCGAGCAATATCGGGCGGGCAAAGACAAGGCGTTGATGGCCTTAGTCGGGCAAATCATGAAAGAAACCCAAGGCAAGGCCAATCCGGGTGAAGTGAACAAGATGTTAATTGTCAAGCTGAAAAACTAA
- a CDS encoding Uma2 family endonuclease, translating into MAPITQLSQLDPNGIYSYADYLTWQLEESVELIKGKIMAMSPAPNVKHQRIALKLLRPIDNYFLHKSCEIFIAPFDVKLYDRRKSLLKNGEAFSVVQPDLCVICDKDKLTEQGCDGAPDWIIEVLSPGNSRKEVRLKYDLYEESGVGEYWLVFPYEQILQQFVLDELGKYQLRGLYPGNEIAAPHLFPDLQIDLNDVFAE; encoded by the coding sequence ATGGCGCCTATCACCCAATTATCGCAACTGGACCCCAACGGCATTTACAGCTATGCCGATTATCTGACCTGGCAGCTGGAAGAAAGTGTCGAGTTGATCAAGGGTAAGATCATGGCGATGTCGCCGGCGCCAAATGTCAAGCATCAAAGGATTGCTCTTAAGTTACTGCGCCCAATTGACAACTACTTCTTGCATAAAAGCTGCGAAATCTTTATTGCCCCATTCGACGTCAAACTTTACGACCGTCGCAAATCGCTACTCAAAAATGGCGAAGCCTTCAGCGTCGTCCAACCCGACCTATGCGTTATTTGCGACAAGGACAAACTGACCGAACAAGGCTGCGACGGTGCACCAGACTGGATTATCGAAGTCTTGTCGCCGGGTAATAGCCGCAAGGAAGTTCGCCTGAAATACGATTTATACGAAGAAAGTGGTGTCGGCGAATATTGGCTGGTGTTCCCTTACGAACAAATCCTCCAGCAATTTGTGTTGGACGAGCTGGGCAAATACCAATTGCGCGGTTTGTATCCGGGCAACGAAATCGCCGCTCCGCATTTATTCCCCGACTTGCAAATCGACCTGAACGACGTTTTTGCCGAATAG
- the gatA gene encoding Asp-tRNA(Asn)/Glu-tRNA(Gln) amidotransferase subunit GatA, which yields MHNLTLSELAAGLRSKEFSSVELTQAFLSRIRQHQDLNAFITVSEQSALQQAQAADQILATGNAEPLTGIPIAQKDIFCTLGTKTSCGSKMLDNFIAPYDATVVNNFNRAGAVMLGKLNMDEFAMGSSNENSFYGPVRNPWATDCVPGGSSGGSAAAVAARLAPAVTGTDTGGSIRQPAALCGITGLKPTYGRVSRYGMIAYASSLDQGGPMTRSAEDAALLLQTMAGFDPKDSTSVDQALQDYSASLNDSLQGLKIGLPKQFFNTALDSQMAATIQAAIAEYQKLGAEVIEVDMPNLELAIPAYYVIASAECSSNLSRYDGVRFGYRCQNPADLTDLYTRSRGEAFGAEVKRRILMGAYALSAGYYDAYYLKAQQVRRLISEDFKRALSEVDVLMGPVTPSTAFRIGEKTSDPIQMYLEDIYTIAINLAGLPAMSIPAGFIDGKPVGLHVIGNYFSEAKLLNVGHRYQQVTDWHLQVPKGFA from the coding sequence ATGCACAACCTTACCCTTAGCGAACTGGCAGCAGGGCTGCGCAGTAAAGAATTTTCCAGCGTCGAGCTAACTCAAGCTTTTTTGAGCCGAATCCGCCAACATCAAGACCTGAACGCCTTCATTACCGTTAGCGAACAAAGCGCCTTGCAACAAGCGCAGGCTGCCGATCAAATACTCGCGACCGGCAATGCCGAACCCCTGACCGGCATCCCCATCGCCCAAAAAGACATTTTCTGCACGCTAGGCACAAAAACCAGCTGCGGTTCAAAAATGCTGGATAACTTCATCGCCCCTTACGACGCCACAGTGGTCAACAACTTCAACCGAGCCGGCGCCGTCATGCTGGGTAAGTTGAACATGGATGAGTTTGCGATGGGCTCGTCCAACGAAAACAGTTTCTACGGCCCTGTGCGCAACCCTTGGGCCACCGATTGCGTACCCGGCGGCTCTTCCGGCGGCTCGGCAGCAGCCGTAGCGGCGCGCCTTGCGCCTGCCGTGACAGGCACCGATACCGGTGGTTCGATTCGTCAACCGGCGGCGCTGTGCGGCATCACCGGTTTGAAACCGACTTACGGCCGAGTATCGCGTTACGGCATGATCGCTTACGCCTCCAGTTTGGACCAAGGCGGGCCAATGACCCGTAGCGCCGAAGATGCAGCTTTGTTGCTGCAAACCATGGCCGGTTTCGACCCTAAAGACTCCACCAGCGTCGATCAAGCCCTACAGGACTACAGCGCCAGCCTGAACGATAGCTTACAAGGTCTGAAAATCGGTCTGCCGAAACAGTTTTTTAATACCGCGCTGGACAGCCAAATGGCTGCCACCATTCAGGCCGCTATTGCCGAATATCAAAAACTGGGCGCGGAAGTCATAGAAGTGGACATGCCCAATCTCGAATTGGCGATCCCTGCCTATTATGTAATTGCCTCGGCAGAATGCTCATCCAACCTGTCGCGTTACGACGGTGTGCGTTTCGGTTACCGCTGCCAAAATCCGGCAGACTTGACCGACCTTTACACCCGCTCGCGCGGCGAAGCCTTCGGCGCGGAAGTCAAACGCCGCATCCTGATGGGTGCTTATGCGCTATCGGCCGGTTATTACGACGCTTATTATCTTAAAGCTCAACAAGTGCGCCGCCTGATAAGTGAGGATTTTAAACGCGCGTTGTCGGAAGTCGACGTGCTGATGGGCCCCGTCACACCCAGCACCGCGTTCCGCATCGGCGAAAAAACCAGCGATCCGATCCAGATGTATCTGGAAGACATCTACACAATAGCCATCAACCTGGCCGGCCTGCCGGCCATGTCGATTCCAGCTGGCTTTATAGACGGTAAACCGGTGGGCCTGCATGTGATAGGCAACTATTTCAGCGAAGCCAAACTGCTGAATGTCGGTCATCGCTACCAGCAAGTCACCGACTGGCATTTGCAAGTACCGAAAGGCTTCGCATAA
- the gatC gene encoding Asp-tRNA(Asn)/Glu-tRNA(Gln) amidotransferase subunit GatC produces MSLTANDVKKIAHLARLGIAEQDVEHYAKDLSGVLELMTQMGRLNTDGVTPMAHPLDQMQRLREDTVTEADQRDPFQSIAPQTEAGLYLVPKVID; encoded by the coding sequence ATGTCGTTAACAGCGAATGACGTTAAAAAAATCGCTCATCTGGCAAGGCTGGGCATTGCTGAACAAGATGTCGAACACTATGCAAAAGACCTATCCGGCGTACTGGAGTTAATGACGCAGATGGGCCGGTTAAACACCGACGGCGTCACCCCGATGGCCCATCCGCTGGACCAGATGCAACGCCTACGCGAAGACACGGTGACCGAGGCCGACCAACGCGACCCTTTCCAATCCATCGCCCCGCAAACCGAAGCCGGACTATACCTGGTTCCCAAAGTCATCGATTAA
- a CDS encoding rod shape-determining protein: protein MFKRIRGLFSNDLSIDLGTANTLIYVPGQGIVLNEPSVVAIKEDKIRGQKTIAAIGADAKMMLGRTPGNITAIRPLKDGVIADFAVTERMLRFFIKKVHENKLLRPSPRILICVPCGSTQVERRAIRESAAMAGAREVYLIEEPMSAAVGAGLPVDTAHGSMVLDIGGGTSEVAVISLNGIVYSASVRIGGDRFDDAIISYVRRNYGTLIGEATAEKIKHQIGAAYPGSEVREMQVTGRNLAEGVPRSFTLNSNEILEALQEPLSGIVSAVKVALEQTPPELGADVASRGIVLTGGGALLKDIDRLISEETGLPVYIADDPLTCVARGGGMVLEMLDSKGASAFSLE from the coding sequence ATGTTTAAAAGAATTCGTGGCCTCTTTTCCAATGATTTGTCTATCGATTTGGGTACGGCAAATACGCTGATCTATGTTCCAGGCCAGGGAATTGTCCTCAACGAACCTTCCGTAGTGGCTATCAAAGAAGATAAGATTCGTGGTCAAAAAACCATCGCCGCCATCGGCGCCGATGCCAAAATGATGCTGGGTCGTACGCCAGGCAATATCACTGCGATCCGACCTCTAAAAGACGGCGTGATTGCCGACTTTGCCGTCACCGAGCGCATGCTGCGATTTTTTATCAAAAAAGTGCATGAAAATAAATTGCTGCGGCCGAGTCCGCGCATTCTGATCTGCGTACCTTGCGGCTCGACCCAAGTCGAACGTCGCGCTATTCGCGAATCGGCGGCCATGGCTGGCGCTAGGGAAGTTTATTTGATCGAAGAGCCGATGTCGGCTGCGGTCGGCGCGGGTTTGCCGGTGGATACTGCGCATGGTTCGATGGTGCTGGATATTGGTGGCGGTACTTCGGAAGTAGCCGTCATTTCTCTGAACGGTATTGTTTATTCCGCATCGGTCCGTATCGGCGGCGACCGCTTCGATGACGCGATCATCAGCTATGTGCGCCGCAATTACGGCACATTGATTGGCGAAGCGACAGCCGAAAAAATCAAACACCAAATCGGCGCAGCCTATCCCGGTAGCGAAGTACGGGAAATGCAAGTAACCGGCCGTAATCTGGCTGAGGGCGTGCCGCGCAGCTTTACGCTGAACAGCAACGAAATTCTGGAAGCCTTGCAAGAGCCGTTATCCGGTATCGTCAGCGCGGTAAAAGTTGCGCTGGAGCAAACTCCACCGGAACTGGGGGCAGATGTGGCCAGTCGCGGTATTGTCTTGACTGGCGGCGGCGCGTTGTTGAAAGATATTGACCGTTTGATTTCCGAGGAAACCGGCTTGCCGGTGTATATCGCCGACGATCCGTTGACTTGTGTGGCCCGAGGCGGCGGTATGGTGTTGGAAATGTTGGACTCTAAAGGTGCTTCAGCGTTCTCCTTGGAATAA
- the mreC gene encoding rod shape-determining protein MreC, with amino-acid sequence MKLLFAKGPSLNTRLLVALLVSISMLVIDYRSERLDRVRSVLSVITYPLQALASLPVDFYQTVSGTIISFVELQKENKRLKEVQFINDTKLLKFAALEKENTRLRMLLENSFQLGEQVLVAELVSVKLAPYEHTVVVNKGSRFGVHPEQPVLDANGIVGQVVRALPYSSEVMLITDPDHAIPVQVNRNGLRTIAFGTGQPNRLHLPFLANNADIVPGDLLVTSGLGGVFPAGYPVAVVDKFEARPDKSFANIYATPKAELDKSHEFLIVWSHSTPVVLGEPGKAPVMPESKEAENVAP; translated from the coding sequence ATAAAACTCTTATTTGCCAAAGGCCCTTCGCTTAACACCCGTTTACTGGTGGCATTACTGGTATCAATTTCCATGTTAGTGATCGATTATCGCAGTGAACGCCTGGATCGGGTGCGCTCCGTGTTGTCGGTGATCACCTATCCCTTACAAGCTCTGGCCAGTCTACCTGTCGATTTTTACCAGACGGTGTCCGGTACGATCATTTCATTTGTCGAATTGCAAAAAGAAAACAAGCGTCTAAAAGAAGTTCAGTTCATCAACGATACCAAATTGTTGAAATTTGCGGCCTTGGAAAAAGAAAATACCCGTCTGCGGATGTTGCTGGAGAATTCGTTTCAACTCGGCGAGCAGGTGTTGGTGGCCGAGCTGGTTTCGGTAAAGCTCGCGCCTTATGAACATACTGTGGTGGTCAACAAAGGCTCGCGTTTTGGCGTACATCCGGAACAACCGGTATTGGATGCCAATGGCATCGTCGGACAGGTGGTGCGGGCGCTGCCGTACAGCTCGGAAGTGATGCTGATTACCGATCCTGATCATGCCATACCGGTACAGGTCAACCGCAACGGTTTGCGCACCATTGCGTTTGGCACCGGCCAACCCAATCGCCTGCATTTGCCGTTTCTGGCCAACAATGCCGACATCGTGCCGGGCGATCTATTAGTTACTTCCGGGCTTGGAGGGGTGTTTCCGGCCGGTTACCCGGTGGCGGTGGTCGATAAGTTTGAAGCCCGGCCGGATAAATCCTTCGCCAATATTTATGCCACGCCCAAAGCCGAACTGGATAAAAGCCATGAGTTTTTAATCGTCTGGAGTCACTCCACCCCGGTAGTGTTGGGCGAGCCGGGCAAAGCGCCAGTCATGCCGGAATCCAAGGAAGCCGAGAATGTTGCGCCTTGA